One window from the genome of Cricetulus griseus strain 17A/GY chromosome 2, alternate assembly CriGri-PICRH-1.0, whole genome shotgun sequence encodes:
- the LOC100765301 gene encoding LOW QUALITY PROTEIN: olfactory receptor 13C8-like (The sequence of the model RefSeq protein was modified relative to this genomic sequence to represent the inferred CDS: inserted 1 base in 1 codon), translating into METANDSMLTEFVLVRLSYHPKLQKVLFVLVLCTYVMILLGNGILISVVIYDVHLHTPMYFFLSNVSFLDIFYTSSSVPLILGSFLKGRKKVSFPECMVQMLFSFDTGATDCVLLGIMALDCFLAICYPLRYPAIMSKGTYVPMAAGCWIAGFVDSLVQTSLAVQLPFCTNNIIHHFECEILAILKLACADISIIVINLVGSSLLFLAVPLLVIAISYIFIVGTILRIPSTEEKQKAFSTCSTHLTVVIIFYGTLFFMYXKPMSKANAGAGHQSVIGALISLFYGMMTPMLNPLIYSLRNKDAKAAVQNMLGGKYLIKHT; encoded by the exons ATGGAGACAGCCAATGATTCCATGTTGACAGAATTTGTCTTGGTGAGGCTTTCTTACCACCCAAAGCTCCAGAAAGTTTTATTTGTGCTAGTTTTATGCACTTATGTGATGATCCTGCTTGGAAATGGCATCCTTATCTCAGTAGTCATCTATGATGTGCACCTGCACACccccatgtatttcttcctctCTAACGTTTCCTTCCTAGATATCTTTTATACAAGCTCTTCTGTCCCACTAATTCTTGGTAGCtttctgaaaggaaggaagaaagtttCCTTCCCTGAGTGCATGGTGCAAATGCTCTTCTCCTTTGACACGGGAGCCACAGATTGTGTTCTTCTAGGCATTATGGCACTTGACTGCTTTCTGGCCATCTGTTACCCCCTGAGATACCCTGCTATCATGAGCAAGGGTACCTATGTACCCATGGCAGCTGGATGCTGGATTGCTGGGTTTGTTGACTCATTGGTGCAGACATCTCTTGCAGTGCAATTACCATTCTGTACTAATAATATCATTCATCACTTTGAGTGTGAAATTCTGGCCATTCTGAAACTGGCTTGTGCAGATATTTCAATCATTGTGATTAACTTGGTAGGGTCAAGTTTGCTTTTTCTAGCTGTGCCATTGTTAGTCATTGCAATCTCTTACATTTTCATTGTTGGCACTATTCTGAGGATCCCTTCcactgaagaaaaacagaaggccTTCTCCACATGCTCTACACATTTGACAGTGGTGATTATATTCTATGGAACCCTCTTCTTCATGT CAAAGCCTATGTCTAAAGCTAATGCTGGGGCTGGACATCAAAGTGTGATTGGGGCCCTCATCTCCCTCTTCTATGGGATGATGACCCCTATGCTCAATCCTCTCATCTACAGTCTGAGGAACAAGGATGCGAAGGCTGCTGTTCAGAACATGCTGGGAGGAAAATATCTGATAAAACATACATGA
- the LOC100765594 gene encoding olfactory receptor 13C8, giving the protein METVNDSILTEFVLVGLSDHPKLQKVLFVLVLCTYVMILLGNGILISVVIYDVHLHTPMYFFLCNLSFLDIIYTSSSVPLILGSFLKGRKRVSFPECMVQMFFSFATGATECVLLGMMALDRFLAICYPLRYPAIMSKGTYVPMAAGCWIAGLVDSLVQTSLAVQLPFCTNNIIHHFVCEILAILKLACADISINVISMAGSNLLFLAVPLLVIAVSYIFIVGTILRIPSTEGKQKAFSTCSAHLTVVIIFYGTLFFMYTKPKSKDTSGLGYQSVIGALISLFYGVMTPMLNPLIYSLRNKDVKAAVQNMLGGKRLIKHK; this is encoded by the coding sequence ATGGAGACAGTCAATGATTCCATATTGACAGAATTTGTCTTGGTGGGGCTTTCTGACCACCCAAAGCTCCAGAAGGTTTTATTTGTGCTAGTTTTATGCACTTATGTGATGATCCTTCTTGGAAATGGCATCCTTATCTCAGTAGTCATCTATGATGTGCACTTGCACACccccatgtatttcttcctctGTAATCTTTCCTTCCTAGATATCATTTATACAAGCTCTTCTGTCCCACTAATTCTTGGTAGCtttctgaaaggaaggaagagagtttCCTTCCCTGAGTGCATGGTGCAAATGTTCTTCTCCTTTGCCACGGGTGCCACAGAATGTGTTCTTCTAGGCATGATGGCACTTGACCGATTTCTGGCCATCTGTTACCCCCTGAGATACCCTGCCATCATGAGCAAGGGTACCTATGTGCCCATGGCAGCTGGATGCTGGATTGCTGGGCTTGTTGACTCATTGGTGCAGACATCTCTTGCAGTGCAACTACCATTCTGTACTAATAATATCATTCACCACTTTGTCTGCGAAATTCTGGCCATTCTGAAATTGGCTTGTGCAGATATTTCAATCAATGTGATTAGCATGGCAGGGTCAAATTTGCTTTTTCTAGCTGTGCCATTGTTAGTCATTGCTGTCTCTTACATTTTCATTGTTGGCACTATTCTGAGGATCCCTTCtactgaaggaaaacagaaggcCTTCTCCACATGCTCTGCACATCTGACAGTGGTGATTATATTCTACGGAACCCTCTTCTTCATGTACACAAAGCCTAAGTCTAAAGATACTTCTGGGTTAGGATATCAAAGTGTGATTGGGGCCCTCATCTCCCTCTTCTATGGGGTGATGACCCCTATGCTCAATCCTCTCATCTACAGTCTGAGGAACAAGGATGTGAAGGCTGCTGTTCAGAACATGCTGGGAGGAAAACGTCTTATAAAACATAAGTGA